In the genome of Streptomyces racemochromogenes, one region contains:
- a CDS encoding cation:dicarboxylate symporter family transporter — MAARRDRTHYLYIAVIAAVLLGIAVGFAAPGVAVELKPLGTGFVNLIKMMISPVIFCTIVLGIGSVRKAAKVGAVGGLALGYFMVMSTVALAIGLLVGNLLEPGSGLHLTEAAARAGEAQAKAGGAESTQEFLLGIIPTTLVSAFTGGEVLQTLLVALLCGFALQAMGRAGEPVLRGIGHVQKLVFRVLAMIMWAAPVGAFGAIAAVVGATGIDALKSLAVIMIGFYTTCLIFVFVVLGTLLRVCTGVSVFALLRYLGREFLLILSTSSSESALPRLIAKMEHLGVSRPVTGITVPTGYSFNLDGTAIYLTMSSLFVAEAMGKPLALGEQVSLLLFMIVASKGAAGVTGAGLATLAGGLQSHRPELVDGVGLIVGIDRFMSEARALTNFAGNAVATVLIGTWTKEFDRVRAAEVLAGRLPFDETTLVDDGHTAAGEAVEPAAPAEPAAPAVPGPAAGPKDGVPAA; from the coding sequence ATGGCCGCCAGACGCGACAGAACCCACTACCTCTACATCGCGGTGATCGCCGCGGTGCTGCTCGGCATCGCCGTCGGCTTCGCCGCACCCGGCGTGGCCGTGGAGCTCAAGCCGCTGGGCACCGGCTTCGTGAACCTCATCAAGATGATGATCTCGCCCGTGATCTTCTGCACGATCGTGCTGGGCATCGGGTCGGTCCGCAAGGCCGCCAAGGTCGGCGCGGTGGGCGGGCTGGCCCTCGGCTACTTCATGGTGATGTCCACGGTGGCGCTGGCCATCGGGCTGCTGGTGGGGAACCTGCTGGAGCCGGGCAGCGGACTGCACCTGACCGAGGCGGCGGCACGGGCCGGCGAGGCGCAGGCCAAGGCGGGCGGGGCGGAGAGCACCCAGGAGTTCCTGCTGGGGATCATCCCGACCACCCTGGTCTCCGCCTTCACCGGGGGCGAGGTGCTCCAGACGCTGCTGGTGGCGCTGTTGTGCGGGTTCGCGCTCCAGGCGATGGGCCGGGCGGGCGAGCCGGTGCTGCGCGGGATCGGGCACGTGCAGAAGCTGGTGTTCCGCGTACTGGCGATGATCATGTGGGCGGCCCCCGTCGGTGCCTTCGGGGCCATCGCGGCGGTGGTCGGGGCGACCGGGATCGACGCGTTGAAGTCCCTCGCGGTCATCATGATCGGCTTCTACACGACCTGTCTGATCTTCGTCTTCGTGGTGCTGGGCACCCTGCTCAGGGTCTGCACGGGGGTCAGCGTCTTCGCGCTGCTGCGCTACCTGGGCCGGGAGTTCCTGCTGATCCTGTCGACCTCCTCCTCCGAGTCGGCGCTGCCGCGGCTGATCGCGAAGATGGAACACCTGGGCGTCTCCCGCCCGGTCACCGGGATCACCGTGCCGACGGGCTACTCGTTCAACCTGGACGGGACCGCCATCTACCTGACCATGTCCTCGCTCTTCGTCGCGGAGGCGATGGGCAAGCCGCTGGCCCTGGGCGAACAGGTCTCGCTGCTCCTCTTCATGATCGTGGCCTCCAAGGGCGCGGCCGGGGTCACCGGCGCGGGCCTCGCCACCCTGGCGGGCGGCCTCCAGTCGCACCGGCCCGAACTGGTCGACGGGGTGGGCCTGATCGTGGGCATCGACCGCTTCATGAGCGAGGCGCGGGCGCTGACGAACTTCGCGGGCAACGCGGTGGCCACCGTCCTGATCGGGACGTGGACCAAGGAGTTCGACCGCGTCCGGGCCGCCGAAGTCCTGGCCGGGCGGCTGCCCTTCGACGAGACCACGCTGGTGGACGACGGCCACACCGCGGCCGGTGAAGCGGTGGAGCCCGCCGCGCCGGCCGAGCCCGCCGCGCCGGCCGTGCCCGGTCCGGCGGCCGGCCCCAAGGACGGTGTGCCGGCGGCCTGA
- the melC1 gene encoding apotyrosinase chaperone MelC1: MNKITRRQALGTTAGALTVLGIAGATAHAAATDSRAATTPAGTVDEVYQGRRIQISPATGGGHHGGHHGGAGTPTVRIDGRELHVMRNADGTWISVVNHYETFADPASLARAAVRELQGAQLAPMQMGGM; the protein is encoded by the coding sequence ATGAACAAGATCACCCGTCGGCAGGCCTTGGGCACCACTGCCGGCGCACTCACCGTCCTCGGCATCGCCGGCGCCACCGCGCACGCCGCCGCCACCGACTCCCGTGCCGCCACCACCCCGGCCGGCACCGTCGACGAGGTGTACCAGGGCCGTCGCATCCAGATATCCCCCGCCACCGGCGGCGGTCACCACGGTGGCCACCACGGCGGCGCCGGGACGCCGACCGTCCGCATAGACGGCCGCGAGCTGCACGTCATGCGCAACGCCGACGGCACCTGGATCAGCGTCGTCAACCACTACGAGACCTTTGCCGACCCCGCCTCGCTGGCCCGGGCCGCCGTGCGCGAACTCCAGGGCGCCCAGCTCGCCCCGATGCAGATGGGCGGTATGTGA
- the melC2 gene encoding tyrosinase MelC2, producing the protein MTVRKNQATLTAEEKRAFTNALLELKRTGRYDRFVTTHNGFIMSDTDSGDRVGHRSPSFLPWHRRFLLEFEAALQAVDKSVSLPYWDWTADRTSRSSLWAADFLGGTGRARDGQVMDGPFAYATGKWEIAVRVDGRSYLRRALGEGVAQLPTRAEVDAVLAMPVYDMAPWNSSSGGFRNNLEGWRGANLHNRVHVWVGGQMGTGVSPNDPVFWMHHAFVDKLWADWQAKNPNSPYLPAAGTPNVVDLRDTMRPWNDVTPADMLDHRKFYTFDTEPAAASQR; encoded by the coding sequence ATGACCGTCCGCAAGAACCAGGCCACGCTGACCGCCGAGGAGAAGCGCGCCTTCACCAACGCGCTGCTCGAACTGAAGCGCACCGGCCGCTACGACCGCTTCGTCACCACCCACAACGGCTTCATCATGAGCGACACCGACTCGGGCGACCGGGTGGGCCACCGCTCCCCCTCGTTCCTCCCCTGGCACCGCCGCTTTCTGCTGGAGTTCGAAGCGGCTCTTCAGGCGGTGGACAAGAGCGTCTCGCTCCCGTACTGGGACTGGACCGCCGACCGCACCTCCCGCTCCTCCCTCTGGGCCGCCGACTTCCTCGGCGGCACCGGCCGCGCCCGCGACGGGCAGGTCATGGACGGCCCCTTCGCCTACGCGACGGGCAAGTGGGAGATAGCGGTCCGCGTCGACGGCCGCTCCTACCTGCGGCGCGCACTCGGCGAGGGCGTCGCCCAGCTGCCGACCCGGGCCGAGGTGGACGCCGTACTGGCCATGCCGGTCTACGACATGGCCCCCTGGAACAGCTCCTCGGGCGGCTTCCGCAACAACCTGGAGGGCTGGCGCGGCGCCAACCTCCACAACCGGGTGCACGTGTGGGTCGGCGGCCAGATGGGCACCGGCGTCTCCCCCAACGACCCGGTCTTCTGGATGCACCACGCCTTCGTGGACAAGCTCTGGGCGGACTGGCAGGCGAAGAACCCGAACTCCCCCTACCTGCCCGCCGCGGGCACCCCGAACGTGGTCGACCTGCGCGACACGATGCGGCCGTGGAACGACGTGACCCCGGCGGACATGCTCGACCACCGGAAGTTCTACACGTTCGACACCGAGCCGGCCGCCGCCAGCCAGCGGTAG
- a CDS encoding response regulator produces the protein MSGPVRVLVVEDDPVAADAHALYVGRVPGFTAVAAVHSLAEATRVLERTPVDLLLLDLTLPDGHGLRFARGLRAAGHPADVIAVTSARDLAMVRESVSLGVVQYVLKPFAFPTLRERLLRYAEFRAAAGEAAGQDDVDRALAALRAPASAQLPKGLSAPTLDRVAALLRAAPGGLTAAGAAEAAGISRITARRYLEHLVDTGRADRTPRYGQVGRPELHYRWLAAAGSVSNV, from the coding sequence GTGAGCGGGCCGGTGCGGGTCCTCGTCGTCGAGGACGACCCCGTCGCCGCCGACGCGCACGCGCTCTACGTCGGGCGGGTGCCCGGCTTCACCGCCGTGGCGGCCGTCCACTCCCTGGCCGAGGCCACCCGGGTGCTGGAGCGCACCCCCGTCGACCTGCTGCTGCTCGACCTCACCCTCCCCGACGGCCACGGGCTGCGCTTCGCGCGCGGGCTGCGGGCGGCCGGCCATCCCGCCGACGTGATCGCGGTGACCTCGGCGCGGGACCTGGCCATGGTCCGCGAGAGCGTGTCGCTGGGCGTGGTGCAGTACGTGCTCAAGCCCTTCGCCTTCCCCACCCTGCGCGAACGGCTGCTCCGCTACGCCGAGTTCCGGGCCGCCGCCGGTGAGGCGGCGGGCCAGGACGACGTGGACCGGGCGCTCGCCGCACTGCGTGCGCCTGCCTCGGCCCAGCTGCCCAAAGGACTCAGCGCCCCGACCCTGGACCGGGTCGCGGCGCTGCTGCGGGCGGCGCCCGGGGGGCTGACCGCCGCGGGGGCGGCCGAGGCGGCCGGGATCTCGCGGATCACCGCCCGCCGCTACCTGGAGCACCTGGTGGACACCGGGCGCGCGGACCGAACGCCCCGGTACGGCCAGGTGGGCCGCCCCGAACTGCACTACCGCTGGCTGGCGGCGGCCGGCTCGGTGTCGAACGTGTAG
- a CDS encoding sensor histidine kinase, protein MFRFPRPPRSLAGQLFAMQVLLVALVVAGCAVFAYATARDQAEDAARRQAGAVARAVADAPSVREAVRAGTPGADPSAALQPYAERVRTDSGVDFVTIMAPDGRRWTHPDPRRIGERFLGNTAPALRGATFSETYTGTLGPSIRVVTPLRDADGSVIGLVSAGITVRAISARLAAQLSALAWVAAGALALGAVGTYVVNARLRRHTHGMDAAGLSRMYDYHQAALHGVREGLLMLDGRRRITLINDAGRELLGLRGEVDGTGVADLGLPAPLTGALLADRPRVDEVHLSAERVLVVNSSPVAGGGRRGTVVTLRDHTELQALAGELDHERGFTQALRSQAHEAANRLHTVVSLIELGRSEEAVEFATAELELAQALTDEVVAAVGEPVLVALLLGKAAQAHERGIELVVTPECGAIETGPGVPPARDLVTVLGNLVDNALDALTGVPGGRITVTVRRDAAGLLLRVADNGPGLPEGVDVFRRGWSGKGEGRGLGLALVRQVAQRHGGTVEAGDAPGGGAAFTARLPLAGGAA, encoded by the coding sequence ATGTTCCGCTTCCCCCGGCCGCCCCGCAGCCTCGCCGGCCAGCTCTTCGCCATGCAGGTCCTGCTGGTCGCGCTGGTCGTCGCCGGCTGCGCGGTCTTCGCGTACGCCACCGCCCGCGACCAGGCCGAGGACGCCGCCCGCCGGCAGGCCGGAGCGGTGGCCCGGGCCGTCGCGGACGCGCCCTCCGTACGCGAGGCCGTACGCGCCGGCACCCCCGGAGCCGATCCCTCCGCCGCGCTCCAGCCCTACGCCGAGCGGGTGCGCACCGACTCCGGCGTGGACTTCGTGACGATCATGGCCCCGGACGGGCGGCGCTGGACGCACCCCGACCCGCGCCGCATCGGCGAGCGCTTCCTCGGCAACACCGCCCCGGCCCTGCGCGGCGCCACCTTCAGCGAGACCTACACCGGCACCCTCGGCCCCTCCATCCGCGTGGTCACCCCGCTCCGGGACGCGGACGGCTCCGTCATCGGCCTGGTCAGCGCGGGGATCACCGTCCGGGCCATCAGCGCCCGCCTCGCGGCGCAGCTCAGCGCCCTCGCCTGGGTGGCCGCCGGGGCACTGGCCCTCGGCGCGGTGGGTACGTACGTGGTCAACGCCCGGCTGCGCCGCCACACCCACGGGATGGACGCCGCCGGGCTTAGCCGGATGTACGACTACCACCAGGCGGCCCTGCACGGGGTCCGGGAAGGGCTGCTGATGCTCGACGGCCGGCGCAGGATCACCCTCATCAACGACGCGGGCCGGGAACTGCTGGGCCTGCGCGGGGAGGTCGACGGCACGGGCGTCGCCGACCTGGGCCTGCCCGCGCCGCTCACCGGGGCGCTGCTCGCCGACCGGCCCCGGGTGGACGAGGTGCACCTAAGCGCGGAGCGGGTCCTCGTCGTCAACAGCTCGCCGGTGGCCGGCGGCGGGCGCCGCGGCACCGTGGTCACCCTGCGGGACCACACGGAACTCCAGGCGCTGGCCGGGGAGCTGGACCACGAGCGCGGGTTCACCCAGGCCCTGCGCTCCCAGGCGCACGAGGCGGCCAACCGGCTCCACACCGTGGTCTCCCTGATCGAACTGGGCCGCAGCGAGGAGGCGGTGGAGTTCGCCACCGCCGAACTCGAGCTCGCCCAGGCGCTGACCGACGAGGTGGTCGCCGCCGTGGGCGAGCCGGTGCTGGTCGCCCTGCTGCTCGGCAAGGCCGCCCAGGCGCACGAGCGCGGCATCGAGCTGGTCGTCACGCCGGAGTGCGGGGCGATCGAGACGGGGCCGGGGGTGCCGCCGGCCCGGGACCTGGTCACCGTGCTCGGGAACCTCGTCGACAACGCCCTGGACGCCCTGACGGGGGTCCCGGGCGGCCGGATCACCGTCACCGTGCGCCGGGACGCGGCCGGGCTGCTGCTGCGGGTCGCGGACAACGGGCCGGGCCTGCCCGAGGGGGTGGACGTCTTCCGGCGGGGCTGGTCGGGCAAGGGGGAGGGGCGGGGCCTGGGCCTGGCCCTGGTCCGGCAGGTGGCCCAGCGGCACGGCGGCACGGTGGAGGCCGGGGACGCCCCCGGCGGCGGCGCGGCGTTCACCGCGCGGCTCCCGCTCGCGGGCGGTGCGGCGTGA
- a CDS encoding glutamate decarboxylase — MALHQTKDTHGMDDGTDVFASALSGQVLPKYRIPDDHSPAEVVYSLLHNELLLDGNAAQNLATFCTTWSDDAVHRLMNECLDKNMIDKDEYPQTAEIEARCVNILADLWNAPPGHVGTGCSTTGSSEAAMLGGLALKWRWRERRRAEGKPADRPNLVCGPVQICWEKFARYFDVELRQVPLEPGATGLRPHQLAGYVDENTIGVVAILGVTYTCDYEPVAEIAAALDRIQAEHGWDVPVHVDAASGGFVAPFLHPDTVWDFRLPRVASVNTSGHKYGLAPLGVGWIVWRTADLLPAQLVFDVDYLGGDMPTFALNFSRPGGEVIAQYYLFLRLGRGGYRRVQQACADTARYLAAEIEGMGPFTLLYDGQGGLPAVSYTLTDPAGAGFSLYDLSDRLRMRGWQVPSYPLPADRQDTVVQRVLIRHGVTRDQTALLVDDLRRAVEHLTATPQPVPAAAPRSGFHH; from the coding sequence ATGGCTCTCCATCAGACGAAGGACACGCACGGCATGGACGACGGGACGGACGTGTTCGCGTCCGCCCTGAGCGGCCAGGTCCTCCCGAAGTACCGGATCCCCGACGACCACTCGCCCGCCGAGGTCGTCTACTCGCTCCTGCACAACGAGCTGCTCCTCGACGGCAACGCCGCCCAGAACCTGGCCACCTTCTGCACCACCTGGTCGGACGACGCCGTGCACCGCCTGATGAACGAGTGCCTCGACAAGAACATGATCGACAAGGACGAGTACCCGCAGACCGCCGAGATCGAGGCCCGCTGCGTCAACATCCTGGCCGACCTCTGGAACGCCCCGCCCGGACACGTCGGCACCGGCTGCTCCACCACCGGCTCCAGCGAGGCCGCCATGCTCGGCGGCCTCGCCCTCAAATGGCGCTGGCGCGAGCGCCGCCGCGCCGAGGGCAAACCCGCCGACCGCCCCAACCTGGTGTGCGGCCCGGTCCAGATCTGCTGGGAGAAGTTCGCCCGCTACTTCGACGTCGAGCTGCGCCAGGTCCCCCTGGAACCCGGCGCCACCGGCCTGCGCCCGCACCAGCTCGCCGGGTACGTCGACGAGAACACCATCGGGGTCGTCGCCATCCTCGGCGTCACCTACACCTGCGACTACGAGCCCGTCGCCGAGATCGCCGCCGCCCTCGACCGGATCCAGGCCGAACACGGCTGGGACGTCCCCGTCCACGTGGACGCCGCCAGCGGGGGGTTCGTCGCCCCCTTCCTCCACCCCGACACGGTCTGGGACTTCCGGCTGCCCCGGGTGGCCTCCGTCAACACCTCGGGCCACAAGTACGGGCTCGCCCCCCTCGGCGTCGGCTGGATCGTCTGGCGCACCGCCGACCTGCTCCCCGCCCAGCTCGTCTTCGACGTGGACTACCTGGGCGGCGACATGCCCACCTTCGCCCTCAACTTCTCCCGCCCCGGCGGCGAGGTCATCGCCCAGTACTACCTCTTCCTGCGCCTCGGCCGCGGCGGCTACCGGCGCGTCCAGCAGGCCTGCGCCGACACCGCCCGCTACCTGGCCGCCGAGATCGAGGGCATGGGGCCCTTCACCCTGCTCTACGACGGCCAGGGCGGCCTGCCCGCCGTCTCCTACACCCTCACCGACCCGGCCGGAGCCGGCTTCAGCCTCTACGACCTCTCCGACCGGCTGCGGATGCGCGGCTGGCAGGTCCCCTCGTACCCGCTGCCCGCCGACCGGCAGGACACGGTCGTCCAGCGCGTGCTGATCCGGCACGGGGTGACCCGCGACCAGACCGCCCTGCTCGTCGACGACCTGCGCCGGGCCGTGGAACACCTCACCGCCACGCCGCAGCCCGTCCCCGCCGCCGCACCCCGGTCCGGCTTCCACCACTGA
- a CDS encoding sigma-70 family RNA polymerase sigma factor → MSTQHTAELVAAARAGDPRAQDELVSAHLPLVYNVVGRALNGSHDVDDVVQDTMLRALDGLGTLRSDESFRSWLVAIAMNRVRAHWQATSGGPGQSGLEAAQDVADPGADFADLTVTRLHLSGQRRETARATRWLEPDDRALLSLWWLECAGELTRADVASALELTPQHTAVRVQRMKAQLESARVVERALETQPPCEGLRAMTGTWDGRPSALWRKRIARHARECLRCSGLWNGLVPAEGLLAGLALVPVTAALLAGVRSAAAAGAAPANAAFAEAATQLSPVVSGPGRAARRKGGAEAGGEGPDGRAAQRRRRRSRRRAIGGAVVAACVAGGGLVYLGQLPGAKKTEAGGAPGSPLAALSAPDSGAPQPSGSASASPSASASGSPSASASASASPSASASAAKTSAAPAPAKSTAKPPAPPAPGPAPAGVAGQVIALVNQERAAAGCGPLKEDAQLRSAAQGHSDDMARRDFFDHTNPDGADPGARTTAAGYRWSTYGENIAKGQQTAQAVMDSWMKSPGHRANILNCSFKDIGVGIHTGSGGPWWTQNFGAR, encoded by the coding sequence ATGAGTACACAGCACACGGCAGAGCTGGTGGCAGCGGCCCGCGCGGGCGACCCCCGCGCGCAGGACGAGCTGGTCAGTGCCCATCTGCCGCTGGTCTACAACGTGGTCGGGCGGGCTCTGAACGGGTCACACGACGTGGACGACGTGGTGCAGGACACCATGCTGCGGGCACTCGACGGGCTCGGCACGCTGCGCAGCGACGAGAGCTTCCGGTCCTGGCTGGTGGCCATCGCGATGAACCGCGTACGGGCGCACTGGCAGGCCACGAGCGGCGGCCCCGGGCAGAGCGGGCTGGAGGCCGCCCAGGACGTCGCCGACCCCGGCGCCGACTTCGCCGACCTGACGGTCACGCGGCTGCACCTGTCCGGGCAGCGCCGCGAGACGGCCCGGGCCACGCGCTGGCTGGAGCCCGACGACCGGGCGCTGCTGTCGCTGTGGTGGCTGGAGTGCGCGGGCGAGCTGACCCGGGCCGACGTGGCCTCGGCGCTGGAGCTGACCCCGCAGCACACGGCGGTGCGGGTGCAGCGGATGAAGGCGCAGCTGGAGTCGGCCCGTGTGGTGGAGCGGGCCCTGGAGACGCAGCCGCCCTGTGAGGGGCTGCGGGCGATGACGGGCACCTGGGACGGCCGGCCGTCCGCGCTGTGGCGCAAGCGAATAGCCCGGCACGCCCGCGAGTGCCTGCGCTGCTCGGGGCTGTGGAACGGGCTGGTGCCGGCGGAGGGGCTGCTGGCGGGTCTGGCCCTGGTGCCGGTGACGGCGGCGCTGCTGGCGGGCGTACGGTCCGCCGCGGCGGCCGGTGCCGCCCCGGCGAACGCGGCCTTCGCGGAGGCCGCGACCCAGCTCTCGCCGGTGGTGTCCGGCCCGGGCCGCGCCGCCCGGCGCAAGGGCGGGGCCGAGGCCGGCGGCGAGGGCCCCGACGGCCGCGCGGCGCAGCGCAGGCGCCGCCGGAGCCGGCGCCGGGCCATCGGCGGCGCGGTGGTCGCCGCGTGCGTCGCGGGCGGCGGCCTGGTGTACCTCGGGCAGCTGCCCGGCGCGAAGAAGACCGAGGCGGGCGGGGCGCCCGGCTCGCCGCTGGCCGCCCTGTCGGCGCCCGACTCCGGCGCGCCGCAGCCGTCGGGCTCCGCCTCCGCCTCGCCTTCCGCTTCGGCGTCGGGCTCGCCGTCCGCGTCGGCTTCCGCTTCGGCCTCCCCGTCGGCCTCGGCGAGCGCCGCGAAGACCTCGGCGGCTCCCGCGCCGGCGAAGAGCACCGCGAAGCCCCCGGCCCCGCCGGCCCCGGGCCCGGCTCCGGCGGGCGTGGCGGGGCAGGTCATCGCGCTGGTCAACCAGGAGCGCGCGGCGGCCGGCTGCGGCCCGCTGAAGGAGGACGCGCAGCTGCGCAGCGCCGCGCAGGGGCACTCCGACGACATGGCGCGGCGGGACTTCTTCGACCACACCAACCCCGACGGGGCCGACCCGGGGGCGCGGACGACGGCCGCCGGGTACCGGTGGTCGACGTACGGGGAGAACATCGCCAAGGGCCAGCAGACCGCGCAGGCCGTCATGGACTCCTGGATGAAGAGCCCGGGCCACCGGGCGAACATCCTCAACTGCTCCTTCAAGGACATCGGCGTGGGCATCCACACCGGTTCCGGCGGCCCCTGGTGGACGCAGAACTTCGGGGCGCGCTGA
- a CDS encoding DEAD/DEAH box helicase — protein MPKQELRPHQREAVDAVVRALQLPATGRVPERGLRTQVIMATGSGKSLVAVRSAEELRAGRVLVLVPSLDLLVQTVAAWREGGRTGRALAVCSLRGEDVGVPTTTAPGQLARWGSRPVERLTVFATYASLGLGTIEGAHLAGLPSWDLVVVDEAHRTSGRIGKPWAVVHDNTRIPSVRRLYMTATPRVWRDGEDSEEAEEPEEEAGAGAFAAETAGGAEPRGRGELVASMEDDPQGPFGARCYTLSLSEAIDRGVCAPYRVVCVDVSDPGFQSAVLLGADGRSDRVRGMRLAALQAALVKAAADQGFRRTLVFHHLTKEAEAFAAGLPAVAARLRATSRSVRPVYPRTVWADWLCGQHTAAHRRRVLEAFAADRVADKAFLGSVRVLGEGVDTKECDSVFWADVRGSMPDLVQAVGRALRIRPGEGKVASLVVPVLLGPGESPESMLTSRAYGDLARLLEALRAHDSRLVEGLAQPQAPSAAAKSPAAAGTGTGPGAGARALLSFSVPRDPALLAAFIRLRVLNPEHAQWRRGVEAARVYAATAGDLKVPFAFRVPAAREEWPAALAGFPLGQWIADARRTYRRGALGRERTRELEELGMVWSHFDVAFEEGLAAARAWAAEHGHLLPPVDATWRGVPVGVWMKNNRAAARREGPGALPQERREALEEIDASWCPAWDIGWQRAFRLTRAHLDAGGAVPLGPGSVVVQGEDLGLWVRAQRLGWERLAWAQRWLLEHGLGLSPAAEAERPPPRRSHADAWAEHLEAARRFHAREGHLRVPRTHVEPVGGRELRLGAWIANQRSRAAGLAPERVAALTELGMRWSAASEPASAAASA, from the coding sequence ATGCCGAAGCAGGAGCTGCGCCCTCATCAGCGTGAGGCCGTCGACGCGGTCGTGCGCGCGCTCCAGCTGCCCGCCACCGGGCGGGTGCCCGAGCGGGGCCTGCGGACGCAGGTGATCATGGCGACCGGGTCCGGGAAGTCCCTGGTCGCCGTGCGCTCGGCCGAGGAGCTGCGGGCGGGCCGGGTGCTCGTGCTGGTCCCCTCCCTCGATCTGCTCGTGCAGACCGTCGCCGCCTGGCGGGAGGGGGGCCGTACGGGCCGGGCGCTCGCGGTGTGCTCGCTGCGCGGCGAGGACGTGGGAGTGCCCACCACGACCGCCCCGGGGCAGCTGGCCCGGTGGGGGTCGCGGCCGGTGGAGCGGCTGACGGTGTTCGCCACGTACGCGTCGCTGGGCCTGGGGACCATCGAGGGGGCGCACCTGGCGGGGCTGCCGTCCTGGGACCTGGTCGTGGTCGACGAGGCGCACCGCACCTCGGGCAGGATCGGCAAGCCCTGGGCGGTGGTGCACGACAACACCCGTATCCCGTCCGTACGGCGGCTGTACATGACGGCCACGCCCCGGGTGTGGCGCGACGGCGAGGACAGCGAGGAGGCCGAGGAGCCGGAGGAGGAGGCCGGGGCGGGCGCGTTCGCGGCCGAGACGGCCGGGGGCGCCGAGCCGCGGGGGCGCGGCGAGCTGGTCGCGTCCATGGAGGACGATCCCCAGGGGCCGTTCGGCGCCCGCTGCTACACCCTGTCCCTGTCGGAGGCCATCGACCGGGGCGTCTGCGCCCCGTACCGGGTGGTGTGCGTGGACGTCAGCGACCCGGGGTTCCAGTCGGCGGTGCTGCTGGGCGCCGACGGCCGCTCGGACCGGGTGCGCGGGATGCGGCTGGCGGCGCTCCAGGCGGCCCTGGTGAAGGCGGCGGCGGACCAGGGCTTCCGGCGGACCCTGGTGTTCCATCACCTGACGAAGGAGGCCGAGGCGTTCGCGGCGGGGCTTCCGGCGGTCGCGGCCCGGCTGCGGGCGACCAGCCGGTCGGTGCGGCCGGTGTATCCGCGTACGGTCTGGGCGGACTGGCTGTGCGGGCAGCACACGGCCGCGCACCGGCGCCGGGTGCTGGAGGCCTTCGCCGCGGACCGGGTCGCGGACAAGGCGTTCCTGGGCAGCGTGCGGGTGCTGGGCGAGGGGGTGGACACCAAGGAGTGCGACTCCGTCTTCTGGGCGGACGTGCGCGGTTCCATGCCGGACCTGGTGCAGGCGGTGGGCCGGGCGCTGCGGATACGGCCGGGCGAGGGGAAGGTGGCCTCGCTGGTGGTGCCGGTGCTGCTGGGGCCCGGGGAGTCCCCGGAGTCGATGCTGACGTCACGGGCGTACGGGGACCTCGCGCGGCTGCTGGAGGCGCTGCGGGCGCACGACTCCAGGCTGGTGGAGGGCCTGGCCCAGCCGCAGGCGCCGAGCGCGGCGGCGAAGTCCCCGGCGGCGGCCGGGACCGGCACGGGCCCGGGGGCGGGTGCGCGGGCGCTGCTGAGCTTCTCGGTGCCGCGGGATCCGGCGCTGCTGGCGGCGTTCATCCGGCTGCGCGTGCTGAACCCGGAGCACGCGCAGTGGCGGCGGGGTGTCGAGGCGGCCCGGGTCTACGCGGCGACGGCCGGGGACCTGAAGGTGCCGTTCGCGTTCCGGGTGCCGGCGGCGCGGGAGGAGTGGCCGGCGGCGCTGGCGGGGTTCCCGCTGGGGCAGTGGATCGCGGACGCGCGGCGCACGTACCGCAGGGGCGCGCTGGGCCGGGAGCGGACCCGTGAGCTGGAGGAACTCGGCATGGTGTGGAGCCATTTCGACGTGGCCTTCGAGGAGGGGCTGGCGGCGGCCCGTGCCTGGGCGGCCGAGCACGGGCACCTGCTGCCGCCGGTGGACGCCACCTGGCGGGGGGTGCCGGTCGGGGTGTGGATGAAGAACAACCGGGCCGCGGCCCGGCGGGAGGGGCCGGGTGCGCTGCCGCAGGAGCGCCGGGAGGCCCTGGAGGAGATCGACGCGTCCTGGTGCCCGGCGTGGGACATCGGCTGGCAGCGGGCGTTCCGGCTGACCCGTGCCCATCTGGACGCGGGCGGTGCGGTGCCGCTCGGGCCGGGCTCGGTGGTGGTCCAGGGCGAGGACCTGGGGCTGTGGGTGCGCGCCCAGCGGCTGGGCTGGGAGCGGCTGGCGTGGGCGCAGCGGTGGCTGTTGGAGCACGGTCTGGGGCTGTCGCCGGCCGCGGAGGCGGAGCGTCCGCCGCCGCGGCGGAGCCATGCCGACGCCTGGGCGGAGCACCTGGAAGCGGCCCGGCGGTTCCACGCCCGCGAGGGGCACCTGCGGGTGCCGCGCACGCACGTGGAGCCGGTCGGGGGGCGGGAGCTGCGGCTGGGGGCGTGGATCGCGAACCAGCGCTCCCGGGCGGCGGGGCTGGCCCCGGAGCGGGTGGCCGCGCTGACGGAGCTGGGGATGCGCTGGTCCGCGGCGTCGGAGCCGGCGTCCGCGGCGGCGTCCGCGTAG